A single window of Achromobacter xylosoxidans DNA harbors:
- the ccmB gene encoding heme exporter protein CcmB, with product MLATLWQLARRELRLAWRRPAETLGATLFFVVAGSLFPLAIGPDPALLAAIGPGVLWVCALLGILLTLQRPFAQDYDNGALEQLLVSPHPLPVLVATKLAAHWFSSCLPLILASPVLALQFGLTPGAIGVLALSLLLGTPTLALVGGLGAALTLGLRGGALLPLLVLPLYVPVLIFGSGAVAAVHAGLGAGPQLSLLGAGLCLALLLCPWSASAALRVALD from the coding sequence ATGCTGGCAACGCTGTGGCAGTTGGCGCGCCGTGAACTGCGGCTGGCCTGGAGGCGGCCGGCGGAAACGCTGGGCGCGACGCTGTTCTTCGTGGTGGCGGGTTCGCTGTTCCCGCTGGCCATCGGCCCCGACCCGGCGCTGCTGGCTGCCATTGGCCCGGGCGTGCTGTGGGTCTGCGCCCTGCTCGGCATCCTGCTGACGCTGCAACGCCCCTTCGCCCAGGACTACGACAACGGCGCGCTGGAGCAGCTGCTGGTGTCGCCGCACCCCCTGCCCGTGCTGGTGGCCACCAAGCTGGCCGCGCACTGGTTCAGCAGCTGCCTGCCGCTGATCCTGGCCAGCCCGGTGCTGGCGCTGCAGTTCGGCCTGACGCCGGGCGCCATCGGCGTGCTGGCGTTGTCGCTGCTGCTGGGCACGCCGACGCTGGCGCTGGTCGGCGGGCTGGGCGCGGCGCTGACGCTGGGCCTGCGCGGCGGCGCGCTGCTGCCGCTGCTGGTGCTGCCGCTGTACGTGCCGGTGCTGATCTTCGGCAGCGGCGCGGTGGCGGCCGTCCACGCCGGCCTGGGCGCCGGTCCGCAATTGTCGTTGCTGGGCGCCGGCCTGTGCCTGGCGCTGCTGCTGTGCCCGTGGAGCGCCTCGGCCGCGCTGCGCGTGGCGTTGGACTGA
- the ccmA gene encoding heme ABC exporter ATP-binding protein CcmA — translation MRPADPPFAALAGAGADSANAAADAGLRALGLVGRRGAAAPIDLALAPGQLLRVRGANGSGKTSLLRMLAGLLRPLAGGVQWRGRDIRRDPAAYYAQMAFLSHGNGLCGELSAADNLRYALAIAGAPAVDAGPALRAWRLQACADQPAARLSQGQGRRLALAATVLARKPLWLLDEPDAGLDAASLALLDQALAAHLAGGGLAVVASHRPPDLALADTQTLDMDDYADAGNAVAVGAP, via the coding sequence ATGCGGCCCGCTGATCCACCCTTCGCCGCCCTGGCCGGCGCCGGGGCGGACAGCGCCAACGCCGCGGCGGACGCCGGCCTGCGCGCGCTCGGTCTGGTCGGCCGGCGCGGCGCGGCGGCCCCCATCGACCTGGCGCTGGCTCCCGGCCAGCTGCTGCGGGTGCGCGGCGCCAACGGCAGCGGCAAGACCAGCCTGTTGCGCATGCTGGCCGGCCTGCTGCGGCCGCTGGCGGGCGGCGTGCAATGGCGCGGCCGCGACATCCGCCGCGATCCGGCCGCCTACTATGCGCAGATGGCGTTCCTGTCGCACGGCAACGGGCTGTGCGGCGAACTGAGCGCGGCCGACAACCTGCGCTATGCGCTGGCGATCGCCGGCGCGCCCGCGGTCGACGCCGGCCCGGCGCTGCGCGCCTGGCGCCTGCAGGCCTGCGCCGACCAGCCGGCGGCGCGCCTGTCGCAAGGCCAGGGCCGACGGCTGGCGCTGGCCGCCACGGTGCTGGCGCGCAAGCCGCTGTGGCTGCTGGACGAGCCCGACGCGGGGCTGGACGCCGCCAGCCTCGCGCTGCTGGACCAGGCGCTGGCCGCGCACCTGGCCGGCGGCGGCCTGGCCGTGGTGGCCTCGCACCGCCCCCCGGACCTGGCCTTGGCCGACACGCAAACCCTGGACATGGACGACTACGCCGATGCTGGCAACGCTGTGGCAGTTGGCGCGCCGTGA
- a CDS encoding cytochrome c3 family protein: MVKLIKRYWNIIRRPSVHFSLGFLTVGGFIGGILFWGAFNTAMEFTNTEKFCTGCHEMRDNVYAELKGTIHFTNRSGVRALCSDCHVPHNWTDKIARKMQASKEVWGKIFGTIDTREKFVDKRLELARHEWARFKANDSLECRNCHNYDYMDFTRQSVRAQNMHSTYLADKSKTCIDCHKGIAHKLPNIPPGELSSVPGLNGTESPHAAR; this comes from the coding sequence ATGGTCAAACTCATCAAGCGCTACTGGAACATCATCCGCCGGCCCAGCGTGCACTTCAGCCTGGGTTTCCTGACGGTGGGCGGCTTCATCGGCGGCATCCTGTTCTGGGGCGCCTTCAACACCGCCATGGAATTCACCAACACCGAGAAGTTCTGCACCGGCTGCCACGAGATGCGCGACAACGTCTACGCCGAACTCAAGGGCACCATCCACTTCACCAACCGCTCGGGCGTGCGCGCCCTGTGTTCCGACTGCCACGTGCCGCACAACTGGACCGACAAGATCGCCCGCAAGATGCAAGCGTCCAAGGAGGTCTGGGGCAAGATCTTCGGCACCATCGACACGCGCGAGAAATTCGTCGACAAGCGGCTGGAGCTGGCCAGGCACGAATGGGCCCGCTTCAAGGCCAACGATTCGCTGGAATGCCGCAACTGCCACAACTACGACTACATGGATTTCACGCGCCAGAGCGTGCGCGCCCAGAACATGCATTCGACCTACCTGGCCGACAAGAGCAAGACCTGCATCGACTGCCACAAGGGCATCGCCCACAAGCTGCCCAACATTCCGCCCGGCGAACTGTCGTCGGTGCCCGGCCTGAACGGAACGGAAAGCCCGCATGCGGCCCGCTGA
- a CDS encoding nitrate reductase cytochrome c-type subunit — protein sequence MNRRALAFVLCAACSIAAWAAPPFEVQDPMRGPTPIADETDPPLISPIENKDIKRMRTYSMQPPTIPHSIDGYQIDKNFNRCLACHARVNTEETQAPPLSVTHYMDRDSNVLAEVSPRRYFCVQCHVPQAEAKPLVSNTYQDIDVILKRLTAPASDKK from the coding sequence ATGAATCGACGCGCCCTCGCTTTCGTATTGTGCGCAGCCTGTAGCATCGCGGCCTGGGCCGCGCCGCCGTTCGAGGTACAGGACCCGATGCGCGGCCCCACGCCCATCGCCGACGAGACCGACCCGCCGCTGATCAGCCCGATCGAGAACAAGGACATCAAGCGGATGCGCACCTATTCGATGCAACCGCCCACCATCCCGCACAGCATCGACGGCTACCAGATCGACAAGAACTTCAACCGCTGCCTGGCCTGCCACGCCCGCGTCAACACCGAGGAGACCCAGGCGCCGCCGCTGAGCGTGACTCACTACATGGATCGCGACAGCAACGTGCTGGCCGAGGTGTCGCCGCGGCGCTACTTCTGCGTGCAGTGCCACGTGCCGCAGGCCGAGGCCAAACCGCTGGTGTCCAACACCTACCAGGACATCGACGTGATCCTCAAGCGCCTGACCGCCCCGGCGTCCGACAAGAAGTAA